In one window of Methanoculleus chikugoensis DNA:
- a CDS encoding replication factor C large subunit has translation MDWVEKYRPQHLQDVVGNSGAVRQIYEWARDWSRQKKPLILYGKPGTGKTSSAYALANDMNWEVVELNASDQRTKAALEKVAGSGSTTASLSGASRKLILLDEADNLHGQADRGGAKAIVEIIAAAQQPIILIANDYYSLTRDLKAVTEPVQFRALQARSIVPRLRQICAAEGMTCDPAALDEIASRADGDMRAAVNMLYAAAIGKEHLAAGDVHTSAKDERSTIFELVGSVYKERRDADLLRMAVEVEDTPDTVEQWLEGNLDHMPDLASRAKGYACLSRADEYIGRTYRRQYYTLWRYASAVMLLGVADAAGGHGVRGRIMPPSRWQKMGASKKQKAVRAGLSRKLSEMTHTPEDTLREDFFTAISILVEQDPAKYVRGFELDADELTLFIHDKARATKVVKDVAKEEKAKEKKASAKEKATGKGRKSRDDDPPADTGESRRDPPPGQATLF, from the coding sequence ATGGACTGGGTGGAGAAGTACAGGCCGCAGCATCTTCAGGATGTCGTGGGGAACTCCGGCGCCGTCAGGCAGATATACGAATGGGCGCGGGACTGGTCGCGGCAGAAGAAGCCGCTCATCCTGTACGGAAAACCCGGCACCGGCAAGACCTCGAGCGCGTATGCCCTCGCAAACGACATGAACTGGGAGGTGGTGGAACTGAACGCCTCCGACCAGCGGACGAAAGCGGCCCTCGAGAAGGTGGCGGGCTCGGGCTCCACCACGGCGAGCCTCTCCGGCGCGAGCCGCAAACTCATCCTGCTGGATGAGGCCGACAACCTGCACGGGCAGGCCGACCGGGGCGGGGCGAAGGCGATCGTGGAGATCATCGCGGCGGCGCAGCAGCCGATCATCCTGATTGCAAACGACTACTACTCCCTCACGAGAGATCTCAAGGCGGTCACGGAGCCGGTGCAGTTCCGGGCGCTCCAGGCCCGCTCGATCGTTCCCCGCCTCCGCCAGATCTGCGCCGCGGAAGGGATGACATGCGATCCCGCCGCGCTCGACGAGATCGCGAGCCGCGCCGACGGCGACATGCGGGCCGCGGTGAACATGCTCTACGCCGCGGCCATCGGGAAGGAGCACCTCGCGGCGGGCGACGTCCACACCTCCGCAAAAGACGAGCGCTCGACCATCTTCGAACTCGTCGGATCGGTCTATAAAGAGAGGAGGGACGCCGACCTGCTCCGCATGGCGGTGGAGGTCGAGGATACCCCCGACACCGTCGAACAGTGGCTCGAGGGGAACCTCGACCACATGCCGGATCTCGCCTCCCGGGCGAAAGGCTACGCCTGCCTCTCGCGGGCGGACGAGTATATCGGCAGGACCTACCGCCGTCAGTATTACACCCTCTGGCGCTACGCGAGTGCGGTCATGCTCCTCGGCGTCGCCGACGCCGCCGGCGGGCACGGCGTCCGCGGCCGCATCATGCCGCCGTCGCGCTGGCAGAAGATGGGGGCGTCGAAGAAGCAGAAGGCGGTCCGGGCCGGCCTCTCCCGGAAGCTCAGCGAGATGACCCATACCCCGGAGGATACGCTGCGGGAAGACTTCTTCACCGCAATCAGCATCCTCGTCGAGCAGGATCCTGCAAAATACGTCCGCGGGTTCGAGCTCGACGCCGACGAGCTGACCCTCTTCATCCACGACAAAGCCCGGGCGACGAAGGTCGTCAAAGACGTGGCAAAGGAAGAGAAAGCAAAGGAGAAGAAGGCCTCAGCAAAAGAGAAGGCAACTGGGAAAGGCAGGAAGTCCCGGGACGACGATCCGCCTGCCGATACCGGTGAATCCCGACGGGACCCTCCCCCGGGCCAGGCGACGCTCTTCTAG
- a CDS encoding methanogenesis marker 2 protein — protein sequence MVKDCSTDTVARAVREYEGVTRKREIGDMIRSLRIESPDIVASFGEDAAVIRHNAEDALLLAADGIWSRLMEADPFWAGYCAVLVNVHDIAAMGGRPVAMVDILSVTDDRIRDEVTRGMVAASAQFGVPIVGGHLHPETPYSVVDVAILGTARMDQLIFSNTAEEGDVVVAAIDLDGRVHPACCFNWDSVTMKSAEAVRAQIRVMEDLGKERLVTAGKDISNPGVIGTLGMLLEVSGKGAVIDLEAIPRPDLSAIGLSFEQWVRMYPGMGFILTVNPANVEEVCRRFADVGITAAAIGEVNGTGRLSVRYLGRETQVFDLDRNGIMGIFSDGGVCR from the coding sequence GTGGTGAAGGATTGCTCCACCGATACGGTAGCACGGGCCGTCAGGGAATACGAAGGCGTCACCCGGAAGAGGGAGATCGGGGATATGATCCGGTCTCTCCGGATAGAGAGCCCTGATATTGTCGCTTCCTTCGGTGAGGATGCCGCGGTCATCCGGCATAATGCAGAGGACGCGCTGCTTCTTGCGGCGGACGGTATCTGGAGCAGGTTGATGGAGGCGGACCCGTTCTGGGCGGGGTACTGCGCCGTGCTCGTGAACGTTCACGACATCGCCGCCATGGGCGGAAGGCCGGTTGCGATGGTCGATATCCTCTCCGTTACGGACGACCGGATCCGCGACGAGGTGACCCGGGGTATGGTCGCAGCGTCCGCACAGTTCGGCGTCCCGATCGTGGGAGGGCACCTCCACCCGGAGACGCCCTACAGCGTTGTGGACGTGGCGATCCTCGGGACGGCCAGGATGGATCAGCTCATCTTCTCGAACACGGCAGAGGAGGGGGACGTGGTCGTCGCGGCGATTGACCTCGACGGCCGGGTGCACCCGGCGTGCTGCTTCAACTGGGACTCGGTCACGATGAAGTCGGCGGAAGCGGTGCGAGCCCAGATCCGGGTGATGGAGGATCTGGGAAAAGAGCGCCTGGTGACGGCCGGCAAGGACATCAGCAACCCGGGCGTCATCGGAACCCTCGGTATGCTCCTTGAGGTGAGCGGGAAGGGCGCGGTGATCGACCTCGAGGCGATACCCCGGCCGGATCTCTCGGCGATCGGCCTCTCCTTCGAGCAATGGGTGCGCATGTACCCCGGCATGGGGTTCATCCTGACCGTCAATCCGGCGAACGTGGAGGAGGTCTGCCGCCGGTTTGCCGACGTCGGAATCACCGCCGCTGCCATCGGTGAGGTTAACGGGACCGGGAGGCTCTCTGTCAGGTACCTGGGCCGGGAGACACAGGTCTTCGATCTCGACCGGAACGGCATCATGGGGATCTTTTCGGACGGAGGGGTATGCCGGTAA
- the mtxX gene encoding methanogenesis marker protein Mmp4/MtxX, which yields MPVTVGLGAASPDAKILSTVRAVGREVDLILFSPPGTAGTFGDAVTVVEAAEPQIALIEALYAGRIDAAVRGTLPASSTLKALKQAAGVDHLERIALLETADGHLFLLAPVGVDEGWTVEEKVRFARVGRDIARSFGLPEGVAVLSGGRLGDLGRHPVVDRTMADAELVARLTGAEHAEILIEGAAGRYGMVVAPDGISGNLIFRTLTFLGAGAGHGAPVVNIDRIFVDTSRASADYTNAIILAKSLAQSESP from the coding sequence ATGCCGGTAACGGTCGGTCTTGGTGCGGCGTCTCCCGACGCGAAGATCCTCTCGACCGTCCGGGCGGTCGGCCGGGAGGTCGATCTCATCCTTTTCTCCCCGCCGGGAACCGCCGGAACGTTCGGTGATGCGGTTACGGTCGTCGAGGCCGCGGAACCACAGATCGCCCTCATCGAAGCTCTTTATGCCGGCAGGATCGATGCAGCCGTCAGGGGCACTCTCCCCGCGTCATCCACCCTGAAAGCCCTCAAGCAGGCTGCAGGCGTCGATCATCTGGAACGGATTGCCCTCCTCGAGACCGCTGACGGGCATCTCTTCCTCCTCGCCCCGGTCGGGGTCGACGAGGGCTGGACGGTCGAGGAAAAGGTGCGGTTCGCCAGAGTCGGCAGGGATATCGCCCGGAGTTTCGGGCTCCCCGAGGGGGTGGCGGTCCTCTCGGGAGGACGGCTCGGGGATCTCGGGCGGCACCCGGTCGTCGACCGGACGATGGCGGATGCCGAGCTCGTCGCACGCCTGACCGGGGCGGAGCACGCCGAGATCCTGATCGAGGGGGCGGCGGGAAGGTACGGGATGGTCGTGGCTCCCGACGGGATATCCGGGAACCTGATCTTTCGCACGCTCACGTTCCTCGGAGCCGGGGCGGGGCATGGTGCTCCAGTGGTAAATATCGATAGAATTTTCGTGGATACGTCGCGCGCCTCTGCAGATTATACCAATGCAATAATTCTGGCGAAATCTCTGGCGCAATCGGAAAGTCCCTGA
- a CDS encoding histone family protein, with amino-acid sequence MADLPIAAVVRIAKKNGAERVGSDAAAALVTKAEAYIAELTKEANRLAQHAGRKTIKAEDVDLAVKSA; translated from the coding sequence ATGGCAGATCTACCTATTGCTGCGGTTGTACGTATCGCAAAGAAGAATGGTGCTGAGAGAGTCGGCAGCGACGCCGCTGCCGCACTGGTTACCAAGGCTGAGGCGTACATCGCCGAGCTGACCAAGGAAGCCAACAGGCTTGCCCAGCACGCGGGACGCAAGACGATCAAGGCGGAAGATGTCGACCTCGCGGTTAAGTCCGCGTAA
- the hisB gene encoding imidazoleglycerol-phosphate dehydratase HisB → MRTSEIHRTTRETDIRLSLDLDGTGAGTIETGIPFFDHMLTSFARHGRLDLSVRATGDLAVDAHHTIEDIGIVLGTALAEAVGDGRGITRFADAAVPMDEALARVALDLGGRGYLVFEGGFSPVGPGGIPGDLIEHFFYSLCTNAGITAHIAVSGRNDHHVCEAAFKAFARALRAAAAIDPTIGDVPSTKGTL, encoded by the coding sequence ATGCGAACGAGTGAAATCCACCGCACGACACGGGAGACCGATATCAGGCTCTCCCTCGACCTCGACGGGACCGGGGCAGGAACCATCGAGACCGGGATACCGTTCTTCGACCACATGCTGACATCGTTTGCCCGGCACGGGCGGCTCGATCTCTCCGTCCGCGCGACCGGCGACCTCGCCGTGGACGCTCACCATACCATCGAGGATATCGGGATCGTCCTCGGGACGGCTCTTGCCGAAGCGGTCGGAGACGGGAGGGGGATCACCCGCTTCGCCGACGCCGCCGTCCCGATGGACGAGGCGCTCGCCCGGGTGGCGCTCGATCTCGGCGGCCGGGGCTACCTCGTCTTCGAGGGTGGCTTCTCGCCGGTGGGCCCGGGCGGCATCCCCGGCGACCTCATCGAGCACTTCTTCTACAGCCTCTGCACCAACGCCGGGATCACCGCCCACATCGCGGTCTCGGGCAGGAACGACCACCACGTCTGCGAGGCGGCGTTCAAGGCGTTCGCCCGGGCGCTCCGGGCGGCCGCGGCGATCGATCCCACGATAGGCGACGTGCCGAGCACCAAGGGGACGCTGTGA
- the hisA gene encoding 1-(5-phosphoribosyl)-5-[(5-phosphoribosylamino)methylideneamino]imidazole-4-carboxamide isomerase — translation MEIYPAVDILDGRCVQLVQGRPEAATVYGDPAAWAHRWLDQGADGLHVVNLDGAFGRARKNADLIRAFTRETETFVELGGGIRSVEDAAGWLEAGVDRVIVSTQAVREPAIVRTLADEFGGERVMAGIDARAGEVMIEGWERPAGSYLAWAERFESLGAGSLLYTNVDVEGLQQGIAIEPVTELLRRVKVPVVVSGGISSPGDVAALRKAGAAGAVLGSALYAGKVRLSEAMEAAHANE, via the coding sequence ATGGAGATCTATCCTGCAGTCGATATTCTGGACGGCCGGTGCGTGCAGCTGGTGCAGGGGCGGCCGGAGGCGGCGACGGTCTACGGCGATCCGGCCGCCTGGGCGCACCGGTGGCTTGACCAGGGAGCGGACGGCCTTCACGTCGTCAACCTCGACGGGGCGTTCGGCCGGGCGCGCAAAAACGCCGATCTGATCCGGGCGTTCACCCGCGAGACAGAGACGTTCGTCGAACTCGGCGGCGGTATCAGGAGTGTGGAGGATGCCGCGGGGTGGCTTGAGGCCGGCGTCGACCGGGTGATCGTCTCGACCCAGGCCGTCCGGGAGCCGGCGATCGTCCGGACGCTTGCCGATGAGTTCGGCGGCGAACGGGTGATGGCGGGCATCGACGCCCGGGCCGGCGAGGTGATGATCGAGGGATGGGAGCGCCCTGCCGGGAGTTACCTCGCCTGGGCGGAGCGGTTCGAGAGCCTCGGCGCGGGATCCCTCCTCTACACGAACGTGGACGTGGAGGGGCTCCAGCAGGGGATCGCCATCGAACCCGTGACGGAACTCCTCCGCCGGGTGAAGGTTCCGGTCGTCGTCTCGGGCGGGATATCGAGTCCCGGGGACGTCGCGGCGCTCCGGAAAGCCGGAGCGGCAGGAGCGGTCCTCGGGTCCGCCCTCTACGCCGGGAAGGTTCGGCTCTCGGAGGCCATGGAGGCTGCGCATGCGAACGAGTGA
- the hisG gene encoding ATP phosphoribosyltransferase, with product MSKPSPRQPVPGPGLVRLAIPNKGRISGPINELIEKSGLHLAEGGSDRRLITRTRDPNVEILFARPIDIPEYVASGVADLGITGKDMVMERGSAVEQVLDLQTGKATLVVAVPEESDVETVADLAGAKVATEFPAITRAFFAGHGVAVTIVTVGGACEATPHLGIADAIVDLSSSGTTLRTNHLRVVDEVLASTTILVANPASLTAKREKIDEIVLALESVIRAKGQCYLMMNVHRNALADVREVLPGLSGPTVMDVASDENLVAVHAVVKEERVYQLINQLKRAGAKDILVMPIERIIR from the coding sequence ATGAGTAAACCGTCACCCCGGCAGCCCGTGCCCGGACCCGGGCTCGTTCGTCTCGCCATCCCGAACAAAGGAAGGATTTCCGGGCCCATCAACGAACTGATCGAGAAGAGCGGCCTCCACCTGGCCGAAGGCGGGAGCGATCGGAGGCTCATCACCCGGACCCGCGACCCGAACGTGGAGATCCTCTTCGCCCGCCCGATCGACATACCTGAGTACGTGGCGAGCGGCGTCGCCGATCTCGGGATTACCGGGAAGGATATGGTGATGGAGCGGGGTTCCGCGGTCGAACAGGTTCTCGACCTGCAGACCGGGAAGGCCACGCTCGTCGTCGCCGTGCCTGAGGAGTCGGACGTCGAGACCGTCGCCGACCTTGCAGGCGCAAAGGTGGCGACCGAGTTCCCGGCGATCACCCGCGCGTTCTTCGCCGGGCACGGGGTCGCCGTCACGATCGTGACCGTCGGCGGGGCATGCGAGGCGACGCCGCACCTCGGGATCGCCGACGCCATCGTCGACCTCTCCTCCTCGGGGACGACGCTGCGGACAAACCACCTCCGCGTCGTCGACGAGGTGCTCGCCTCCACGACCATTCTGGTGGCGAACCCCGCTTCGCTCACGGCCAAGCGCGAGAAGATCGACGAGATTGTCCTCGCCCTCGAGAGCGTCATCCGGGCGAAGGGACAGTGCTACCTGATGATGAACGTCCACCGGAACGCTCTTGCGGACGTGCGGGAGGTGCTGCCCGGCCTCTCCGGCCCGACGGTGATGGACGTGGCATCCGACGAGAATCTGGTTGCCGTTCACGCCGTCGTGAAAGAAGAGCGGGTCTATCAGTTGATAAACCAGTTAAAGCGCGCCGGCGCAAAAGACATATTAGTTATGCCTATTGAACGGATCATACGCTGA
- a CDS encoding methionine adenosyltransferase, producing the protein MTRNISVEGLDQIPIEKQRIELVERKCLGHPDSLADGIAESISRALSRSYLEECGSVLHHNTDQGEVVAGESIPKFGGGRITKPIYFLISGRATKTFNGINIPADAIAVEAARDYIKQILPTLNMERDIIVDCRMGKGSTDLQDVFRSCEGKVPRANDTSFGVGHAPFSEAESIVRGVAAYIDDTLRPKYPVIGQDCKIMCLRDGDAITLTIAMAFVDRYCSSIAEYIEQKNFLTEQIAAVAKQFTRRSVNVAINTADDLEAASVFLTVSGTSAEMGDDGSVGRGNRANGLITPNRPMSMEATSGKNPINHIGKIYNLLATQVAQDCVAKVDGIEEMYVRMLSQIGYPIDQPHVASAQILTKPGYDIKSIKPDVEGIIDEWLEKTPAITEKVIRGELSTF; encoded by the coding sequence ATGACCAGAAACATCAGCGTAGAAGGGCTTGACCAGATCCCGATCGAGAAGCAGCGGATAGAGCTGGTGGAGAGGAAGTGCCTCGGCCACCCGGACAGTCTCGCGGACGGCATCGCGGAGTCGATCAGCAGAGCGCTCAGCAGGTCGTACCTGGAAGAGTGCGGCAGCGTCCTGCACCACAACACCGATCAGGGCGAGGTCGTTGCGGGAGAGTCGATCCCGAAGTTCGGCGGCGGCCGGATCACGAAGCCGATCTACTTCCTCATATCGGGCCGGGCCACGAAGACCTTCAACGGCATAAATATCCCCGCGGACGCGATCGCCGTCGAGGCAGCGCGGGATTACATCAAACAGATCCTCCCCACCCTCAACATGGAGCGCGACATCATCGTCGACTGCCGGATGGGGAAGGGGTCGACCGACCTGCAGGACGTCTTCCGGTCATGCGAAGGGAAAGTCCCGCGGGCGAACGACACCTCGTTCGGTGTCGGGCACGCGCCGTTCAGCGAGGCGGAGAGCATTGTCAGGGGCGTCGCCGCATACATCGACGACACGCTCCGCCCGAAGTATCCCGTCATCGGCCAGGACTGCAAGATCATGTGCCTGCGTGACGGCGACGCCATCACTCTGACCATCGCGATGGCGTTCGTGGACCGCTACTGCTCAAGCATCGCCGAGTACATCGAGCAGAAGAACTTCCTGACGGAGCAGATCGCGGCGGTCGCAAAACAGTTCACCAGAAGATCGGTCAACGTCGCCATCAACACCGCCGACGACCTCGAGGCCGCCAGCGTCTTCCTGACGGTCTCGGGCACCTCCGCCGAGATGGGCGACGACGGCTCGGTCGGCCGCGGCAACCGCGCGAACGGGCTGATCACCCCGAACCGCCCGATGAGCATGGAGGCGACGAGCGGCAAGAACCCGATCAACCACATCGGCAAGATCTACAACCTCCTCGCGACCCAGGTCGCGCAGGACTGCGTCGCGAAGGTCGACGGGATCGAGGAGATGTACGTCCGCATGCTCTCCCAGATCGGCTACCCGATCGACCAGCCGCACGTGGCGAGCGCCCAGATCCTCACGAAACCCGGCTACGACATCAAGTCCATAAAGCCCGACGTCGAGGGCATCATCGACGAATGGCTGGAGAAGACCCCCGCCATCACCGAGAAGGTTATCAGGGGAGAACTCTCTACCTTCTAA
- a CDS encoding DNA integrity scanning protein DisA nucleotide-binding domain protein gives MNGDLMLATACDVAEKIGARAVVSFVEPAPVLAKVPDIPIIRVQELQLDVLKDLTMHDILEVSERHMLDAAVHLYLRRNLETGLVVGVFPYAVILYDIEEGKNFINLKDFSDIVPREVLHAALSLALEIAVEGREGRAIGTAFIIGDPEEIFRHSHQAILNPYQGQPGTLRDLKNRDNWESVKEFAQLDGVFVIDKTGEVRAAGRYLDVTGRGISLPGGLGGRHRATASITHEIPVIGITVSESGGMVRIFRDGQCKISIRSDIRLRSDG, from the coding sequence ATGAACGGCGACCTGATGCTTGCAACTGCCTGCGACGTGGCGGAGAAGATCGGGGCGCGGGCGGTCGTCTCGTTCGTCGAACCGGCCCCGGTTCTTGCAAAGGTGCCCGATATCCCGATAATCCGGGTGCAGGAACTCCAGCTCGACGTTTTAAAAGACCTCACCATGCACGATATCCTGGAGGTGAGCGAGCGGCATATGCTCGACGCCGCCGTCCACCTCTACCTCCGGCGCAACCTGGAAACCGGCCTCGTCGTCGGCGTCTTCCCCTACGCCGTCATCCTCTACGACATCGAGGAGGGGAAGAACTTCATCAACCTCAAAGACTTCTCCGACATCGTCCCCCGCGAGGTGCTCCATGCGGCTCTCTCGCTCGCCCTCGAGATCGCGGTCGAGGGGAGGGAGGGTAGAGCCATCGGCACCGCGTTCATCATAGGAGACCCGGAGGAGATCTTCCGGCACTCCCACCAGGCGATCCTCAACCCCTACCAGGGGCAGCCCGGAACACTCCGGGACCTCAAGAACCGGGACAACTGGGAGAGCGTCAAAGAGTTCGCCCAGCTCGACGGGGTCTTCGTCATCGATAAAACCGGCGAGGTGCGGGCGGCGGGCCGCTACCTGGACGTCACCGGGCGGGGCATCTCTCTCCCCGGGGGTCTCGGGGGGCGGCACCGCGCAACCGCGTCCATTACCCACGAGATCCCGGTCATCGGCATCACGGTCTCCGAGAGCGGAGGCATGGTGCGCATCTTCAGGGACGGGCAATGCAAGATCAGCATCCGTTCCGATATCCGCCTCCGTAGTGACGGTTAG
- the sucD gene encoding succinate--CoA ligase subunit alpha yields the protein MIYGDKNLGVIVQNITGKQGTFHTELMNAYAREVGGRGVVAGVAPGKAGREVHGVPVYNTVREALREHDATASVVFVPAGAAGDAVMEAAHAGIELAVVITEHIPVHDAMSAIAYAKLHDCTVIGPNCPGLLSPGECKLGIMPAHLARRGNVGVVSRSGTLTYEVVDELTRAGIGQSTVVGIGGDPVIGQTFVDVLARFEEDPQTKAVVVIGEVGGNLEEEGVRSTDLPVVTYIAGVSAPPEKRMGHAGAIIEGGEGDARSKVRRLRALNIPVASRPSEIPGLIREVV from the coding sequence ATGATCTACGGAGACAAAAATCTCGGCGTGATCGTCCAGAACATCACCGGCAAGCAGGGGACGTTCCACACGGAACTGATGAACGCCTACGCCCGCGAGGTCGGGGGACGGGGCGTCGTCGCGGGGGTTGCACCCGGGAAGGCCGGGAGGGAGGTTCACGGCGTCCCGGTCTATAACACGGTCCGCGAGGCGCTCCGCGAGCACGACGCGACCGCAAGCGTCGTCTTCGTCCCGGCAGGCGCTGCCGGCGACGCAGTCATGGAGGCGGCGCACGCGGGGATCGAACTTGCCGTCGTCATCACCGAGCACATCCCGGTCCATGACGCTATGTCGGCGATCGCCTACGCGAAACTCCACGACTGCACGGTCATCGGCCCGAACTGCCCGGGCCTCCTCTCACCGGGAGAGTGCAAACTCGGGATCATGCCGGCACACCTCGCCCGCCGCGGCAACGTCGGCGTTGTCTCCCGGAGCGGCACCCTCACCTACGAGGTGGTCGACGAGCTCACCCGCGCCGGCATCGGCCAGAGCACGGTCGTCGGGATCGGCGGCGACCCGGTGATCGGCCAGACGTTCGTGGACGTCCTCGCGCGGTTCGAGGAAGACCCGCAGACGAAGGCCGTCGTCGTCATCGGCGAGGTGGGCGGCAACCTCGAGGAGGAAGGCGTCCGGTCGACCGATCTCCCCGTCGTCACCTACATCGCCGGCGTGAGCGCCCCGCCCGAGAAGAGGATGGGCCACGCCGGCGCGATCATCGAGGGAGGCGAGGGCGACGCCCGATCCAAGGTCCGGCGGCTCCGAGCCCTGAACATCCCCGTCGCGTCCCGTCCATCGGAGATACCGGGGCTGATCCGCGAGGTCGTATGA
- a CDS encoding succinate--CoA ligase subunit beta produces MKLLEYEAKRVFAEYGIPVPKGVVIRAPEEVAAHLPDLGDGVVLKAQVDVGGRGKAGGVLMADRATAAETARELFSREIKGVPVREILAEERLPIEHEYYVSIAVDRSSRQPVVLFADAGGVEIEKMAEEDESAVRRVVVSPLLRDIPPFLMRELLGGAPKELAPVINSLYHVFQGKDAMLAEINPLVTTARGVYAADAKLIIDDNALARQGITVNRDLSEREREAEKHGFSYVELDGTIGVIGNGAGLTMSTLDLIEFYNGRAANFLDVGGGADQERVMHAVKLVASMPGVNVIVVNLLGGITRCDEVAKGIIAAGVAPTVIVRMAGTNEEEGRRLLAECGYRMLESMDAAVKAAMEVAE; encoded by the coding sequence ATGAAGTTACTGGAATACGAGGCAAAACGGGTCTTTGCAGAGTACGGGATACCGGTCCCGAAAGGGGTCGTCATACGGGCGCCGGAGGAGGTCGCGGCACACCTGCCGGACCTCGGCGACGGTGTGGTCCTGAAAGCCCAGGTGGACGTCGGCGGGCGCGGCAAGGCCGGCGGCGTCCTGATGGCCGACCGCGCGACGGCGGCCGAGACCGCCCGGGAACTCTTCTCCCGGGAGATCAAGGGCGTCCCGGTCAGGGAGATCCTCGCAGAGGAGCGCCTCCCCATCGAGCACGAGTACTACGTGAGCATCGCCGTCGACCGGTCGAGCAGACAGCCGGTGGTGCTCTTCGCCGACGCCGGCGGTGTGGAGATCGAGAAGATGGCGGAGGAGGACGAGTCCGCCGTACGGAGGGTCGTCGTATCCCCCCTCCTCCGCGACATCCCGCCGTTCCTGATGCGGGAGCTCCTCGGCGGCGCGCCGAAGGAACTCGCGCCCGTCATCAACAGCCTCTACCACGTATTCCAGGGGAAGGATGCCATGCTTGCGGAGATAAACCCGCTCGTGACGACGGCACGGGGGGTCTACGCGGCGGACGCGAAACTGATCATCGACGACAACGCCCTCGCCCGCCAGGGGATAACCGTCAACCGCGACCTCTCGGAGCGCGAGCGCGAGGCCGAGAAGCACGGCTTCTCCTACGTGGAACTGGACGGAACCATCGGGGTCATCGGCAACGGCGCCGGGCTCACGATGTCGACGCTCGACCTGATCGAGTTTTACAACGGCCGGGCCGCGAACTTCCTCGACGTCGGGGGCGGCGCCGACCAGGAACGCGTGATGCACGCCGTCAAACTCGTCGCGAGCATGCCCGGGGTCAACGTGATCGTCGTCAACCTCCTCGGGGGCATCACCCGGTGCGACGAGGTGGCGAAGGGGATCATCGCCGCCGGCGTCGCGCCGACGGTCATCGTCCGGATGGCCGGGACGAACGAGGAGGAAGGCCGGCGGCTGCTCGCCGAATGCGGCTACCGGATGCTCGAGAGCATGGATGCTGCCGTGAAAGCGGCGATGGAGGTCGCAGAATGA
- a CDS encoding 2-oxoacid:ferredoxin oxidoreductase subunit gamma, whose translation MRHEIRFSGYGGQGIILSAVILGRAAALYDGKYAVQTQVYGPEARGGASMGQVVIDDTPILYPEVTEPDIYVIMSQQGFEKYGIRAGEDAVMLIDADLVRSRPTCRYYEIPATSEAKGTLGREIVANIVMMGALVTATGVVSREAIERAVLDSVPKGTEELNLKALKRGFELGERA comes from the coding sequence ATGAGGCACGAGATCCGGTTCTCGGGATACGGAGGACAGGGGATCATCCTCTCCGCGGTCATCCTCGGGCGGGCGGCGGCGCTCTACGACGGCAAATACGCCGTCCAGACGCAGGTCTACGGCCCGGAGGCGCGGGGCGGGGCCTCGATGGGGCAGGTGGTGATCGATGATACGCCGATCCTCTACCCCGAGGTGACCGAACCGGACATCTACGTCATCATGTCCCAGCAGGGGTTCGAGAAGTATGGAATTCGTGCCGGAGAGGACGCGGTCATGCTCATCGATGCCGACCTCGTCCGGTCGCGGCCGACCTGCCGTTACTACGAGATCCCGGCGACATCGGAGGCGAAAGGCACTCTCGGGCGGGAGATCGTCGCGAACATCGTGATGATGGGCGCTCTCGTGACCGCAACCGGGGTCGTGAGCAGGGAGGCGATCGAGCGTGCGGTGCTCGACAGCGTCCCGAAAGGCACCGAGGAACTGAACTTGAAAGCGCTAAAGCGGGGATTCGAACTCGGAGAACGAGCGTGA